Below is a genomic region from Microbacterium sp. KUDC0406.
GGATGCCCCGTCGGCGGTGCAGACGTCGGACGGCGGCACCGCGACCGGCGACCGGATCGTGTTCCGCAACACCGCGTCCGGGCAGGGCTACGGCCTGGTGGCATCCGTGCCGCTCGACGACCCGGCCGGGAGTCGGTCCCTGACCGACATCGCCTGCGACCGGGTCGCGGCGAGCACTTCGCTGCTGTCGTGCCTGCTGTCCGAGCGCGGGATCGCCCCGACGTATACGGCGAAGGTGTACGAGGCTTCCGGCGAGGAGAGGTTCAACGGGCCGCTGCCGGGAGTGCCGAGCCGTACTCGTTTCTCACCGGACGGATCGCTGCTGGCCACGACGTCGTTCGTCAGCGGACACGCCTACGCGGCGATCGGGTTCTCCACGGAGACCAGGATCACGTCGATGAGCGACGGCAGCGACTTCGGCAATCTCGAGGACTGGACTCTGCTGATCGACGGGAAGAAGAGCGCCCCCGTCGACCGCAACTACTGGGGCGTGACCTTCATCGACGATGACTCGTTCTACGCGACGGTCGGGATGACGACGATCGGCAAGACGTACCTGGTGAAGGGTGACATCGCGAAAAGGACGATGACCTCGGTGATCCCCGACGTCGAGTGCCCGTCGCTGTCACCCGACGGCACACGGATCGCGTTCAAGCGGGTGACGTCGGGCTCCGGGCCGACGGTGCACTGGACACCCGCCGTGTACGACCTCGCCTCGGGCAACGTCTCGGTGCTCGATGTCGAGACACGCAGCATCGATGATCAGATCGTGTGGCTCGACGACAAGACCCTGCTGTACGGGATGCCGGGCAAGGACGCCGGCGACACGGATGTGTGGAAACTGGCCGCGGACGGGTCGGGCAAGCCGTCGGTGTTCATCAAGCACGCCTGGTCGCCGACCGTGGTGCGGGAGGCGGGATGACCGGTCAGCGAGTGGATGCCGCCGCGCGTGCCGCGGCTCGTGACCTCTTGTGGTCACGGCGCAGGAAGAGCAACCAAGCGAGGAACGCTCCGATCGCCGCGCCGAGCGTGTTCGCGACGATGTCGCGCAGGCTCGCCACCCGATCGGGGATGACGATCTGCGCGACCTCGACGCCGGCCGAGAGGACCAGGGCGAGCAGCGTGCCGTACCAGGGATGCCGGAACAGCAGCGTGAGCAGGAATCCGAGGGGCAGGAACATGAGGACGTTGGCGGTGAACTCGACCCACCCGGCACCGAAGAAGGTGAGACCGAGGTCGGTGCGGATCCCGTTCCAGATGGCGGCGATGATCTCGGAGTACGAGACGGGCAGCAGCACGATCAGTCCCACGGCGACCAGGTACGCGGCGAGCGCCCATCTCACCCAGATGCGCTTGTGCACGAAGATCTCCACAGAGGAACTCTCGCACGGCACGAGCGCAAGCGAGAACACATGACCGAGTTCACCGGCCCGGACGGCCCCGTCGACCTCGCCGTCGTCGTCGTCACCTATCGCAGCGCCGACGACGTCCTCGGCCTGATCGCCTCGTTGCGCGCGGACGCCGGCGACCTGCGAGTTCGCGTGGTGGTCGCCGACAACTCACCGACCGATGAGACCCGGAGGGCGGTCGCGCAGCATCCTGATGTGATCTGCGTGGCCACTGGGGGCAATCTCGGCTACGCCGGCGGCATCAACGCGGCGATGGCGCACGTCGGAGAGGCGGACGCGATCGTGGTGCTGAACCCCGACCTCGTCGTCGAGCCCGGCTGCCTGGCCGCATTGCGCGCGCGGCAGCTGCAGTCGGGTGCCGGGATCATCGTGCCCCGCATCATGGACGACGAGGGGCTGACGCCGTCGCTGCGATGGGAGCCGTCGCTGCTGCGGATGCTGGGCGATGCGCTGTTCGGCGGTCGGTTGCGGGGTCGTCCGCAGCGTCTGAGCGAGATCGTGTTCTCTCCCGCGGCGTATCGGACGGCGCACACCGCCGACTGGGCCACTGGCGCTGCGCTGCTGATCGACGCCGAGACGGCGGCGATGGCCGGCCCGTGGGACGAGCGCTTCTTCCTGTACTCCGAGGAGACGGACTTCTTCCGGCGTGTACGCGAGAACGGCGGGACGGTGTGGTTCGAGCCGACCGCGACGGTGCATCATCGCCAGGGCGGCTCCGGGTCGTCGATCGACCTGGACCGACTGCTGGCCGTGAACCGGATCCGATACGCGCGCAAGCATCATCCCCGTGGAGTAGCGGCCTGCTACCGCGGCATGGTCGTGCTCCACGAGCTGCTGCGCATCGCGAGCCCGCGACACCGTGCGATTCTCGGCACCGTGCTGTCAGAGAGGTCCTGGGCGGGGCTGCCGCGGGCGCAACGATACGCGACTCGCTAGATCAGGGACCGGAAAGCGCGAATCGATGGTCAGGAAGTTCATCGAATGTTATGGTAAAGGCACCTCACCCGATTCGTTCTTCCCCCGGTTTGGATCATGAGCGCTCCCCCTTCACCGACCCGCCGCGGTCAACGTCTGCTGAGCCGGACGCGACGTCGCCGATGCACCGCTGCCGCCATGCTGATCGGCGCCTTCGTGAGTGCGCTGCTCATCGTCGCTCCGCACGCGCCCTCTGCGCAAGCCATTGAGAGCGCCTTCTCCGAGCAGAGGACGCCGAGCATCGCGGTGGACCCAGACCGCCGGCCCGTCGAGCTCGGTGTCACGTTCTCAGTAAAGAGGGCAGGCACGATCATCGGCATCGAGTTCTACCGGACCTCGTCGAACCGTCGGCCCCCACGTCGGCACGTTGTGGGACGCCAAGGGCAAGAGACTCGCCACCGTCCGATTCCCGGCGGGGACCGCGCGGGGTTGGATATCCGCCGACTTCAGCTCCCCTGTGCCGGTGAAGCCCGGGCGCGCGTACATCGCCTCGTACTTCGCGCCGCACGGGGGCTACTCGGTCGATGAGGACTACTTCGAACACTCGATCACCCGCGGCTCGATCCGGTTCCCACACGGGGCGGGCGTCTATCGCTACGGAGCACATGGCGGATTCCCGACCGCGGAGTACCGCCATTCGAACTACCTGGTCGATGTGCGTTTTCGGGCCGCCAGCGTGGACCCCAGGCCGACCCGGACCACGAACCCTGGAACGCCGAGGCCGACGGCCACGCCCAGTCCAAGGCCCACTGCCACTTCGGTCCCGACACCGACACCGATGCCGACGCCGACGCCGACCGCGAGCCCTACCCCGACGCCCGCACCCGGCAACGATGCCTCGCTCTCGCTCCCCAGGGTGCCTTGGTACGGCGGTCCGTCCTATTACGAGAAGTTCCCGAAAGCAGCCGCCGCCGGGTGGAGTGATCCGTCGTTCTTCCCGATCGCGGTCTTCATGGGCAAGCCTGAACATGCGGCAGAGTTGAAGGCCGTCGGCATCAACACCTACACCGGCATTGAGCACAACGGCTTCCCGATCTCCATCCCGACCGACGCAGGCATCTCCGTCATACCGCAACAGGGCGAATGGAGCACCGCCGAGGTCGGCGACGACCCGGGTGTTGTCGGCTGGTTCCTCAGCGATGAGTGCGAGATGGGTCTGGGCGGATGTACTGAAGCCGACGACGAATACGCACGTCTCGCCGATCAGAAGGCGTTCGCCGATAGGTTCCGTGCCCTGAAGGACGGGCGCTTCCTACAGGCCAACTTCGGCAACGGAGTGATAGGCGACTACTGGGCGCCACACACCATGCCGGCTCAGACCGATCTGCTCGATGTGACCAGCGTCGACAAGTACGCCTACACCAGTCCGCATGTCAGACGGATTCTCGAAGGCGGACCATTCTGGCCGAAGGGCCTGAACCCCGACAGTTCAGCGACATACGGGTGGATGCAGCAGCGCATGGACGCGTTCTCGAAGAGCACCAAGCCGAACTGGGTGCTGGTCGAGACCGCCATGCCTTTCCTCGATGAAGCCGACGCGGAGAGCATCGACGCGGATCAGATCGAGGGAGCCGTCTGGAGCTCCCTCGTCAACGGTGCCGCTGGCGTCGCGTACTTCCAGCACAACAACAACGGCAGCTGCGGCATGTACTCCATCCTGCAGTGCGGTGATGGATTGAAGTCACGCATCACATCGCTCAACCGCACCGTGAAATCGCTCGCCCCGGTGCTGAACACCCAGTCGTACCAGTGGACCTTCGGCAAGGAGCTGAACACGGCACTGAAAGTCTC
It encodes:
- a CDS encoding VanZ family protein, which produces MEIFVHKRIWVRWALAAYLVAVGLIVLLPVSYSEIIAAIWNGIRTDLGLTFFGAGWVEFTANVLMFLPLGFLLTLLFRHPWYGTLLALVLSAGVEVAQIVIPDRVASLRDIVANTLGAAIGAFLAWLLFLRRDHKRSRAAARAAASTR
- a CDS encoding glycosyltransferase family 2 protein, giving the protein MTEFTGPDGPVDLAVVVVTYRSADDVLGLIASLRADAGDLRVRVVVADNSPTDETRRAVAQHPDVICVATGGNLGYAGGINAAMAHVGEADAIVVLNPDLVVEPGCLAALRARQLQSGAGIIVPRIMDDEGLTPSLRWEPSLLRMLGDALFGGRLRGRPQRLSEIVFSPAAYRTAHTADWATGAALLIDAETAAMAGPWDERFFLYSEETDFFRRVRENGGTVWFEPTATVHHRQGGSGSSIDLDRLLAVNRIRYARKHHPRGVAACYRGMVVLHELLRIASPRHRAILGTVLSERSWAGLPRAQRYATR